In Chiloscyllium plagiosum isolate BGI_BamShark_2017 chromosome 30, ASM401019v2, whole genome shotgun sequence, a genomic segment contains:
- the LOC122564776 gene encoding P2Y purinoceptor 4-like, translating into MTYNTSISNLDCKPQELVIFIPILLSVIFLIGCVLSVLSIYTFWFRFKKWKTGMIIQFNLALSDMTILPAAPFMISSFSMANHWPFGQFLCQFKVFLLFIHMYGSIYFLTLVSVHRYITVVRLTKHNIFKNQRFVKSACIGIWIFLFISALPFFFVLKTSEGYNITQCLRIHQTELSTVYFTWSMVILFPGFIIPFGVSITCYILLGSYIVKMDTTLASGKAMKVKSMGMIAVSLVTFVVCCLPVQVSRLVAVTVKQFHPENCRLLYKIEDIYYTSIVLANVNCCLDPLLYWFSSRKFQEAFKSTLSAFRCLCKEPNQSSFNTENSSTAARPID; encoded by the coding sequence ATGACCTACAATACTTCAATCAGTAACTTAGACTGTAAACCTCAAGAGCTAGTTATTTTCATCCCTATTTTACTAAGTGTGATTTTTCTAATTGGTTGTGTCCTGAGTGTTTTGAGCATTTATACCTTTTGGTTTCGCTTCAAGAAATGGAAAACGGGGATGATCATCCAGTTCAATCTGGCTTTATCAGATATGACAATCCTGCCGGCAGCACCATTTATGATCAGCTCCTTCTCCATGGCGAATCATTGGCCATTTGGACAGTTCCTGTGTCAGTTTAAAGTGTTCTTGTTATTCATACATATGTATGGCAGTATCTACTTTCTCACTTTGGTGAGTGTGCATAGGTATATCACAGTTGTACGTTTaactaaacacaatatttttAAGAACCAAAGATTTGTGAAGTCAGCTTGCATAGGCATATGGATTTTCCTCTTTATAAGTGCATTGCCATTCTTTTTTGTCCTCAAGACGTCTGAAGGGTACAACATTACCCAATGCTTGCGTATACACCAAACTGAATTGTCAACTGTCTATTTTACATGGAGCATGGTCATTTTATTTCCTGGGTTCATCATTCCATTTGGCGTTTCCATCACTTGCTATATCCTGCTTGGATCTTATATAGTCAAAATGGACACCACCCTTGCAAGTGGAAAGGCAATGAAAGTGAAATCAATGGGGATGATTGCTGTGTCTCTAGTTACATTCGttgtttgctgtctgccagtaCAGGTGTCACGTTTAGTTGCTGTTACAGTGAAACAGTTCCACCCTGAGAATTGCAGGTTGCTGTACAAGATCGAAGATATTTATTACACGTCTATTGTGCTTGCCAATGTGAACTGTTGTCTGGATCCTCTACTCTATTGGTTTTCCAGCAGAAAATTCCAAGAAGCTTTCAAAAGTACTCTAAGTGCATTCAGATGTCTTTGTAAAGAGCCGAATCAAAGTAGCTTCAACACAGAAAACTCATCTACAGCAGCAAGACCCATTGATTAG